A single window of Anopheles moucheti chromosome 2, idAnoMoucSN_F20_07, whole genome shotgun sequence DNA harbors:
- the LOC128302676 gene encoding ribosomal RNA-processing protein 7 homolog A: MSVAGDFTVLDLRYEQSDTHSHHLFVKENASKATCKQKPTGRTLYVLNVPPYATEEALKHAFSSAGEIERVLLQEKPSNKESAPIEIIDKNVFCFKVAYVVFAKPDSLNKLLRKRKINPLHSEANPLLTGVAKWTKAYQERIPDPAALQQEIDEYMATYDQKIEAQKAMEINNAPDDDGWVTVSKKNSGVFAQKQVVVKKLEKKLDDDRTTKQLKNFYTFQIRESKKDDIISLRKKYDRDLKKMEQIKKAKRFKPY; encoded by the exons ATGTCTGTTGCAGGCGATTTTACCG TACTTGATCTTAGATACGAGCAATCCGACACCCATAGCCATCATCTATTCGTGAAGGAAAATGCCTCCAAAGCaacatgtaaacaaaaacctaCCGGTCGCACATTGTACGTGCTAAACGTACCACCGTACGCAACGGAAGAAGCTCTTAAGCATGCATTCTCATCTGCTGGAGAAATAGAACGTGTCCTACTGCAGGAAAAACCTTCCAACAAAGAATCTGCCCCGATTGAAATCATAGACAAGAATGTGTTTTGCTTCAAAGTGGCGTATGTGGTGTTCGCCAAGCCAGATTCCCTGAATAAGCTTCTCCGAAAGAGAAAAATCAATCCACTACACTCCGAAGCAAATCCTTTGCTTACCGGTGTAGCCAAGTGGACCAAAGCTTATCAGGAACGCATTCCGGACCCGGCCGCATTACAGCAGGAAATTGATGAATACATGGCAACGTACGACCAGAAAATTGAAGCACAAAAAGCAATGGAGATCAACAACGCGCCCGATGACGACGGATGGGTGACGGTGTCGAAGAAAAATTCCGGcgtttttgcacaaaaacaagtggtcgttaagaagctggagaaaaagCTCGACGATGATCGGACAACAAAGCAGTTGAAGAATTTCTACACCTTCCAGATCCGAGAATCGAAGAAAGACGACATTATCAGCTTACGGAAAAAGTACGATCGTGatttgaagaaaatggaacagaTCAAGAAAGCGAAACGATTTAAGCCTTATTGA